One genomic window of Halobellus limi includes the following:
- a CDS encoding adenylosuccinate synthase, translating to MTVTIVGSQLGDEGKGALVDLWGGDADVVARYQGGDNAGHTVVEGGDEYKLSLVPSGAVRDKVGVLGNGCVVNPKTLFSEIDDLRERGLDPDVRVARRAHVIMPYHRRLDGIEEEAKSDSDLDAGTTGRGIGPTYEDKAGRRGIRIGDLLDPDVLRDRLEYVVPQKRALAREVFGVDPGEAFDVDAVFEEYREIGERLKEESMTVNAGEFLGSHLDDGDDVLFEGAQGTSIDIDHGIYPYVTSSNPTAGGASTGTGIGPTVVGRGEVVGIVKAYLSRVGTGPLPTELTGDDEDLADYIREKGGEFGTVTGRPRRIGWLDIPMLRHASRANGFTGIAVNHIDVLAGLEEVKVGHSYDLDGEELFTMPATTERWGRCEPNLREFDTWPEVDWTAVAEEGYDAIPENARTYLEYVSEEVGAPVYAVGVGPDRAETIELANPFEA from the coding sequence ATGACCGTCACGATCGTCGGCTCCCAGCTCGGCGACGAGGGCAAGGGCGCGCTCGTCGACCTGTGGGGAGGCGACGCCGACGTCGTCGCCCGGTATCAGGGCGGCGACAACGCCGGCCACACCGTCGTCGAGGGCGGCGACGAGTACAAGCTTTCGCTGGTGCCCAGCGGCGCCGTCCGCGACAAGGTCGGCGTGCTCGGAAACGGCTGCGTCGTCAACCCGAAGACGCTGTTCTCGGAGATCGACGACCTCCGCGAGCGGGGGCTCGACCCGGACGTCCGCGTGGCCCGTCGCGCGCACGTGATTATGCCGTATCACCGTCGGCTCGACGGCATCGAGGAGGAGGCGAAGTCCGACTCCGACCTCGACGCCGGAACGACGGGTCGCGGGATCGGCCCGACCTACGAGGACAAGGCCGGCCGCCGCGGCATCCGCATCGGCGACCTGCTCGACCCGGACGTGCTCCGCGACCGCCTCGAGTACGTCGTCCCCCAGAAGCGCGCGCTGGCCAGAGAGGTCTTCGGGGTCGATCCCGGCGAGGCCTTCGACGTCGACGCCGTCTTCGAGGAGTACCGCGAGATCGGCGAGCGTTTGAAAGAGGAGTCGATGACCGTCAACGCCGGGGAGTTCCTCGGCTCGCACCTGGACGACGGCGACGACGTCCTCTTCGAGGGCGCCCAGGGCACCTCGATCGACATCGACCACGGAATCTACCCGTACGTCACCTCCTCGAACCCGACCGCCGGGGGGGCCTCCACCGGAACGGGGATCGGCCCGACCGTCGTCGGCCGCGGCGAGGTCGTCGGCATCGTCAAGGCGTACCTCTCGCGGGTCGGTACCGGGCCGCTCCCGACGGAACTGACCGGCGACGACGAGGACCTCGCCGACTACATCCGCGAGAAGGGCGGCGAGTTCGGCACCGTCACCGGCCGTCCCCGCCGGATCGGCTGGCTCGACATTCCGATGCTTCGCCACGCTTCCCGCGCCAACGGGTTCACCGGCATCGCCGTCAACCACATCGACGTCCTCGCCGGCCTCGAGGAGGTAAAGGTGGGACACTCCTACGACCTCGACGGCGAGGAGCTGTTCACGATGCCCGCGACGACAGAGCGCTGGGGTCGCTGTGAACCGAACCTCCGCGAGTTCGACACCTGGCCGGAGGTCGACTGGACGGCCGTCGCCGAGGAGGGCTACGACGCCATCCCCGAGAACGCGCGGACGTACCTCGAGTACGTCTCCGAGGAGGTCGGCGCCCCGGTCTACGCCGTCGGCGTCGGCCCCGACCGCGCGGAGACGATCGAACTGGCGAACCCCTTCGAGGCGTAG
- a CDS encoding methytransferase partner Trm112, producing MKESLMDILCDPLDKSDLELEVDERDGEEIIEGRLVGTVTGEVYPIEDGIPNLLPPDMRDEE from the coding sequence ATGAAAGAGTCTCTGATGGACATCCTCTGTGACCCCCTCGACAAGAGCGACCTCGAACTCGAAGTCGACGAGCGCGACGGCGAGGAGATCATCGAGGGACGACTCGTCGGAACCGTCACGGGCGAAGTGTACCCCATCGAGGACGGCATTCCGAACCTGCTGCCGCCGGACATGCGCGACGAGGAGTGA
- a CDS encoding DUF7524 family protein, with amino-acid sequence MSEPLRVELNRESVHAIDVPDSFTAEGPFHVELRNDGGAAHVHLHLDDDLSRVARLDDVNHFVEAGARKRVPIGVRPNLDPRTGRLKIVSGYGAEEAYVDLTVVPKSSGRVDAGRTRDRRTGPGDRAESDAADSARGPSAPSRAGGESSEDASPGGATAPGGSGERDGDEVSGESATAADGSAARDRRVASAGASTGDEAGARNDRTGSRNDGAEPSNRARSTSPDEGGTAGSAAGSTVSAAASRSGSRSTREGLRDAASLESLPSGVSAWRESPEAITFLALAVVAVVVGVGVIAVVGELLLAFVVAAVVAGAVAVAGWLLLG; translated from the coding sequence GTGTCAGAACCGCTCCGGGTGGAACTGAACCGCGAGTCCGTCCACGCCATCGACGTCCCCGACTCGTTCACCGCGGAGGGGCCGTTCCACGTCGAACTCCGCAACGACGGCGGCGCGGCCCACGTTCACCTCCACCTCGACGACGACCTCTCGCGCGTCGCACGGCTCGACGACGTGAACCACTTCGTCGAGGCGGGTGCGAGAAAGCGGGTCCCGATCGGTGTCCGCCCGAATCTCGACCCGCGCACGGGGCGACTCAAGATCGTTTCGGGATACGGCGCGGAGGAAGCGTACGTGGACCTCACCGTCGTTCCGAAGTCGAGCGGGCGCGTGGACGCCGGGCGGACGCGGGACCGGCGAACCGGTCCGGGAGACCGCGCCGAGAGCGACGCGGCGGACTCCGCACGGGGACCGTCGGCACCGTCGCGGGCGGGAGGGGAGTCGAGCGAGGACGCCTCGCCGGGCGGAGCCACGGCGCCGGGCGGGTCCGGGGAACGCGACGGGGACGAAGTGAGCGGGGAGTCCGCGACGGCGGCAGACGGGTCCGCGGCGCGGGACCGACGCGTCGCCTCGGCCGGGGCGTCGACGGGCGATGAGGCGGGAGCGAGAAACGACAGAACGGGATCGAGAAACGACGGAGCGGAGCCGTCGAATCGAGCCCGCTCGACGTCCCCCGACGAGGGTGGGACCGCAGGCTCCGCGGCGGGGTCGACGGTCAGCGCGGCCGCGAGCCGATCGGGGTCTCGATCCACGCGTGAGGGGCTGAGAGACGCCGCCAGTCTCGAATCGCTGCCGAGTGGCGTCTCCGCCTGGCGGGAATCGCCCGAGGCGATCACGTTCCTCGCGCTGGCCGTCGTCGCGGTGGTCGTCGGCGTCGGCGTTATCGCCGTCGTCGGCGAACTCCTGCTCGCGTTCGTCGTCGCCGCCGTCGTCGCGGGGGCCGTCGCGGTCGCCGGGTGGCTCCTGCTCGGGTAG
- a CDS encoding DUF7128 family protein, with protein MVSTVERDGQTWYECEECGLLLDDEDDAKAHEENCDAEDPSYLQ; from the coding sequence ATGGTATCGACCGTCGAACGGGACGGCCAGACCTGGTACGAGTGCGAGGAGTGCGGACTGTTGCTCGACGACGAGGACGACGCGAAAGCCCACGAAGAAAACTGCGACGCGGAGGACCCGTCCTACCTCCAGTGA
- a CDS encoding AAA family ATPase yields MSADDALELTVRGAEKRDAGRGIARLPEPARRRLGVLSGDTVVVAGERETVAKVWPAGGDVPNDVVLVDADTRTNAGAKIGTTVEVRKVDVDDADSVTLSMPEDVAFADDDRAVELIKRAIRDRPIKPGGQIHFETLSDDPFVVSETVPEGMVRVTDETELRLTREGRLSRVVSSISEGVRGSGGARGSGGDDGGRGGGGSGSGGTGGVAADSGVSITYEDIGGLDEELDLVREMIELPLSEPEVFAHLGIDPPKGVLLHGPPGTGKTLIAKAVANEVDATFVDVSGPEIMSKYKGESEEKLREKFTDARENAPAIVFFDEIDSIASKRDDGGDVENRVVGQLLSLMDGLDARGDVVVIGATNRVDTLDPALRRGGRFDREIEIGVPNEQGRREILDVHTRRMPLSDDVDVDRLAARTHGFVGADLESLTTEAAMIALRRGRRADAEAPITDLEVTRSDFEAAMAAVEPSAMREYVAESPTTTFDDVGGLDEAKRTLERAVTWPLTYGPLFDAAKADPPTGVLLYGPPGTGKTLLARAIAGESGVNFVQVAGPELLDRYVGESEKAVREVFERARQAAPAIVFFDEIDAVATNRDAAGGDSGVGERVVSQLLTELDRLADHPNLVVLAATNRRGALDPALLRPGRLESHVEVPTPDEAARREIVDVHLEGKPLADDVDRDELAAATEGYSGADVAAVVREAAMRAIERVATAYEGEAANEHADEVVVSGADFEAALEAVGPSG; encoded by the coding sequence ATGAGCGCGGACGACGCCCTCGAACTGACCGTTCGCGGGGCCGAAAAGCGAGACGCCGGGCGCGGCATCGCCCGGCTTCCGGAACCGGCGCGACGACGCCTGGGCGTCCTCAGCGGCGACACCGTCGTCGTCGCCGGCGAGCGAGAGACCGTGGCGAAGGTGTGGCCCGCGGGCGGCGACGTCCCGAACGACGTCGTCCTCGTCGACGCCGACACGCGGACGAACGCCGGCGCGAAGATCGGAACGACCGTCGAGGTTCGGAAGGTCGACGTCGACGACGCCGACTCGGTGACGCTGTCGATGCCCGAGGACGTCGCCTTCGCGGACGACGACCGCGCGGTCGAACTGATCAAGCGAGCCATCCGCGACCGGCCGATCAAGCCGGGCGGCCAGATCCACTTCGAGACGCTGAGCGACGACCCGTTCGTGGTCTCGGAGACGGTTCCGGAGGGGATGGTCCGCGTCACCGACGAGACGGAGCTCCGACTGACACGCGAGGGGCGGCTGAGTCGCGTCGTCTCCTCCATCTCGGAGGGCGTTCGGGGCTCCGGCGGCGCCCGAGGGTCCGGCGGCGACGACGGCGGCCGAGGCGGGGGTGGGAGCGGAAGCGGCGGCACGGGCGGCGTCGCCGCCGACAGCGGCGTGTCGATCACCTACGAGGACATCGGCGGCCTCGACGAGGAACTCGACCTGGTCAGGGAGATGATCGAACTCCCGCTCTCGGAGCCGGAGGTGTTCGCCCACCTCGGGATCGACCCGCCGAAGGGAGTGCTCCTTCACGGGCCGCCGGGAACCGGGAAGACGCTGATCGCGAAGGCCGTCGCCAACGAGGTCGACGCCACGTTCGTCGACGTCTCCGGGCCCGAGATAATGTCGAAGTACAAGGGCGAGTCCGAGGAGAAACTCAGAGAGAAGTTCACCGACGCCCGCGAGAACGCGCCGGCGATCGTCTTCTTCGACGAGATCGACTCGATCGCGAGCAAGCGCGACGACGGCGGCGACGTGGAGAACCGCGTCGTCGGACAGTTGCTCTCGCTGATGGACGGCCTCGACGCCCGCGGCGACGTCGTCGTCATCGGCGCGACCAACCGGGTGGACACGCTGGATCCGGCGCTGCGCCGCGGCGGCCGCTTCGACCGCGAGATCGAGATCGGCGTGCCGAACGAGCAGGGGAGAAGAGAGATACTCGACGTCCACACCAGGCGGATGCCGCTTTCCGACGACGTCGACGTCGACCGACTGGCCGCGCGAACGCACGGCTTCGTCGGCGCGGACCTCGAATCGCTGACGACGGAGGCGGCGATGATCGCGCTCCGTCGCGGGCGGCGGGCCGACGCCGAGGCGCCGATCACGGATCTGGAGGTGACCCGATCGGACTTCGAGGCGGCGATGGCCGCGGTCGAACCCTCGGCGATGCGGGAGTACGTCGCGGAGTCGCCGACGACGACGTTCGACGACGTCGGCGGCCTCGACGAGGCGAAGCGGACCCTCGAACGCGCCGTGACGTGGCCGCTGACGTACGGCCCGCTGTTCGACGCCGCGAAGGCGGACCCGCCGACGGGCGTCCTCCTGTACGGCCCGCCCGGCACCGGAAAGACCCTCCTCGCGCGCGCCATCGCCGGCGAGAGCGGCGTCAACTTCGTCCAAGTCGCGGGCCCCGAACTGCTGGACCGCTACGTCGGCGAGTCCGAGAAGGCGGTGCGAGAGGTGTTCGAGCGGGCGCGACAGGCCGCCCCGGCGATCGTCTTCTTCGACGAGATCGACGCCGTCGCGACGAACCGCGACGCCGCGGGCGGCGACTCCGGCGTGGGCGAGCGCGTCGTCTCGCAACTGCTGACCGAACTGGATCGGCTGGCCGACCACCCGAACCTGGTGGTCCTCGCCGCGACAAATAGAAGAGGAGCGCTCGATCCCGCCCTCCTGCGACCCGGTCGGCTGGAGTCGCACGTCGAGGTCCCCACGCCGGACGAGGCGGCCCGGCGGGAGATCGTCGACGTTCATCTGGAGGGAAAGCCGCTCGCCGACGACGTCGACCGCGACGAACTCGCCGCGGCGACCGAGGGCTACTCGGGGGCGGACGTCGCCGCCGTGGTCCGCGAGGCGGCGATGCGCGCGATCGAACGCGTCGCGACGGCCTACGAGGGCGAGGCCGCCAACGAACACGCCGACGAGGTCGTCGTCTCCGGAGCGGACTTCGAGGCGGCGCTGGAGGCGGTCGGGCCGTCGGGGTAA
- a CDS encoding DEAD/DEAH box helicase, translating to MSEGASQRMDAFTSLGEPVRAALSDRGFETPTEPQRRAIPPLAAGKNALVIAPTGTGKTETAMLPVLDAIVRSGPDEREGLSALYITPLRALNRDMRQRLEWWGETLNVEIDVRHGDTTQYQRGKQADDPPDVLVTTPETLQAMLTGKKLRRALSDVRHVVVDEVHELASAKRGAQLTVALERLRALAGPFQRIGLSATVGSPEEVGKFLTGDRDFEIVEVDVGSDVSFTVTHPEITPEDEKLAGKLATDDEIGSHVRAIRDVVRDHESTLVFVNTRQTAEALGSRFKTLGEPIEVHHGSLSKDVRIDVEDRFKSGDLDALVCTSSMELGIDVGRVDHVVQYGSPREVSRLLQRVGRAGHRRDEVSRGTLVTSSPDDTLEALAIARRAEDGEVEPARIHHASLDTVANQIVGVVMDEGEVSARRAYDLVTAAYPFSDLDTETFREVVRELSKNRLLWLDEEADRLEKSGGTWQYFYANLSMIPDEETYDVHDISSRGQIGTLDERFVVNFAEPGAAFVQRGEMWRINDIDDEEARVNVTPIEDPSGEVPSWTGSEIPVPAAVANEVGEIRDVAAGQFESGASRAAVARDLRARYPTDAATLEAALEPIERQVEAGHPVPTAERLVVEGQARQVVLNSPYGHRVNETLGRLLAALVGQRTGTSVGMEISPYRIELEVSSRASARDVVEVLETTDPDHVEAVLELALKNSDALKFTLAQVAAKFGALKRYQGRERFGADRLLAALEDTPVYDEAVREVFHVDLAVEETADLLDRLRDEKERLTLATARERTPIGVDGRSSGRELLVPENADASVIEAIEERIRNDRVRLLCLHCSEWEHTTKVRRVRDQPECPECGATRIACLNPWDEETPAAVRADPDERDDEEERLVERAYRSASLVQSHGKQAVIALAGRGVGPQTAARIIGKLREDEADFYRDILEQERQYARTQSFWD from the coding sequence ATGTCAGAGGGCGCGTCGCAGAGGATGGACGCTTTCACGTCGCTCGGCGAACCGGTCCGCGCGGCGCTGTCCGACCGCGGCTTCGAGACGCCGACGGAGCCGCAGCGCCGCGCCATCCCCCCTCTCGCGGCCGGAAAGAACGCCCTGGTGATCGCGCCCACCGGAACGGGCAAGACGGAGACGGCGATGCTGCCCGTCCTCGACGCCATCGTCCGCTCCGGCCCCGACGAGCGCGAGGGCCTTTCTGCGTTATATATCACCCCGCTGCGGGCGCTCAACCGAGATATGCGACAGCGCCTCGAATGGTGGGGAGAGACGCTGAACGTCGAGATCGACGTCCGCCACGGCGACACGACCCAATACCAGCGGGGCAAGCAGGCCGACGACCCCCCGGACGTGCTGGTGACGACGCCGGAGACGCTGCAGGCGATGCTGACCGGCAAGAAACTCAGACGCGCGCTCTCGGACGTCCGCCACGTCGTCGTCGACGAGGTCCACGAACTCGCCTCCGCGAAGCGCGGGGCGCAGTTGACCGTCGCGTTAGAGCGACTGCGGGCGCTCGCGGGGCCGTTCCAGCGGATCGGCCTCTCGGCGACGGTCGGCTCCCCCGAAGAGGTCGGGAAGTTTCTGACCGGCGATCGGGACTTCGAGATCGTCGAGGTCGACGTCGGCAGCGACGTCTCGTTCACCGTCACGCACCCCGAGATAACGCCCGAGGACGAGAAGCTGGCCGGCAAACTCGCCACCGACGACGAGATCGGGAGCCACGTTCGGGCCATCCGGGACGTCGTCCGCGACCACGAGTCGACGCTGGTGTTCGTGAACACCCGACAGACGGCCGAAGCGCTCGGCTCGCGGTTCAAGACCCTCGGAGAGCCGATCGAGGTCCACCACGGGTCGCTCTCGAAGGACGTCCGGATCGACGTCGAGGACCGGTTCAAGTCGGGCGACCTCGACGCCCTGGTCTGCACGTCGTCGATGGAACTCGGAATCGACGTCGGCCGGGTCGATCACGTGGTGCAGTACGGCAGTCCCAGAGAGGTCTCGCGGCTCCTCCAGCGCGTCGGCCGCGCGGGCCACCGCCGCGACGAGGTCTCGCGGGGAACGCTCGTCACCTCCTCCCCCGACGACACGCTCGAAGCCCTCGCGATCGCCCGGCGTGCGGAGGACGGGGAAGTCGAACCCGCGCGGATCCACCACGCCAGCCTCGACACCGTCGCCAACCAGATCGTCGGCGTCGTGATGGACGAGGGCGAGGTGTCGGCGCGACGGGCCTACGACCTCGTGACCGCGGCGTATCCGTTCTCGGACCTCGATACGGAGACGTTCCGCGAGGTGGTCAGAGAGCTCTCGAAGAACCGCCTGCTGTGGCTCGACGAAGAGGCCGACCGCCTTGAGAAGTCCGGGGGGACGTGGCAGTACTTCTACGCCAACCTCTCGATGATCCCCGACGAGGAGACCTACGACGTCCACGACATCTCCTCGCGGGGACAGATCGGCACGCTCGACGAACGCTTCGTCGTCAACTTCGCCGAACCGGGCGCGGCGTTCGTCCAGCGCGGCGAGATGTGGCGGATCAACGACATCGACGACGAGGAGGCGCGGGTGAACGTCACGCCGATCGAGGACCCGAGCGGCGAGGTCCCCTCCTGGACCGGCTCGGAGATCCCCGTCCCGGCCGCCGTCGCCAACGAGGTGGGCGAGATCCGCGACGTCGCCGCCGGGCAGTTCGAGAGCGGGGCGTCGCGGGCGGCGGTCGCCCGCGACCTTCGGGCCAGATATCCGACCGACGCGGCGACGCTCGAAGCGGCGCTCGAACCCATCGAGCGGCAGGTCGAGGCCGGCCACCCGGTTCCGACGGCCGAGAGGCTCGTCGTCGAGGGGCAAGCCCGGCAGGTCGTGCTGAACAGCCCGTACGGCCACCGCGTCAACGAGACGCTGGGTCGACTGCTCGCGGCGCTCGTCGGGCAGCGAACCGGCACGTCGGTGGGGATGGAGATCAGCCCCTACCGGATCGAACTTGAGGTCTCCTCGCGGGCGTCCGCCCGCGACGTCGTCGAGGTGCTGGAGACGACCGATCCAGACCACGTCGAGGCCGTGCTCGAACTCGCGTTAAAGAACTCCGACGCGCTGAAGTTCACGCTCGCGCAGGTCGCCGCGAAGTTCGGCGCGCTCAAGCGCTACCAGGGCCGAGAGCGCTTCGGTGCCGATCGCCTGCTCGCGGCGCTGGAGGACACGCCCGTCTACGACGAGGCCGTCCGGGAGGTGTTCCACGTCGACCTCGCCGTCGAGGAGACGGCGGACCTGCTCGACCGGCTCCGGGACGAGAAAGAGCGTCTCACCCTGGCGACCGCCCGGGAGCGGACGCCGATCGGGGTCGACGGCCGCTCCAGCGGCCGCGAACTGCTCGTCCCCGAGAACGCCGACGCGAGCGTGATCGAGGCGATCGAAGAGCGGATTCGAAACGACCGCGTCCGGCTGCTCTGTCTCCACTGTTCGGAGTGGGAACACACGACGAAGGTGCGTCGCGTGCGCGACCAGCCCGAGTGCCCCGAGTGCGGCGCGACCCGGATCGCCTGTCTCAATCCGTGGGACGAGGAGACGCCCGCGGCGGTCCGCGCCGATCCCGACGAGCGCGACGACGAGGAAGAGCGCCTCGTCGAGCGGGCCTACCGCTCTGCGAGTCTCGTCCAGAGCCACGGCAAGCAGGCCGTGATCGCGCTCGCCGGGCGCGGCGTCGGGCCGCAGACGGCCGCCCGGATCATCGGGAAACTGCGGGAGGACGAGGCCGACTTCTACCGCGACATCCTCGAACAGGAGCGGCAGTACGCGCGGACGCAGTCGTTCTGGGACTGA
- a CDS encoding metallophosphoesterase has translation MPPSDSDVSASTAEPADRSDPLVEPVPGEPAAVARIDGERALVVADYHAGIEAGLRYERGVELESNAAVRRVRLLGLLDRVDPDRLVVLGDLGHRIGGSNDAEAEELDELLEAVLDRVSVTLVRGNHDVGVPARFESIDADRLRITDSGGVRLGRIGFVHGHTWPAREVVESDVVCVGHEHPAVRLEDSVGGGRKERAWLRGPLRSEPFAEHLDLDVDELDWRDPEIVVFPAFNDRSGGTWVNVDGQGFLSPFLPDALVDDGTEAFLLDGTRLGPYRSV, from the coding sequence GTGCCCCCCTCCGATTCGGACGTCTCGGCGTCGACTGCGGAACCCGCCGACCGATCCGACCCGCTCGTCGAGCCGGTTCCGGGCGAGCCCGCTGCAGTCGCTCGAATCGACGGCGAGCGGGCGCTCGTCGTCGCCGACTACCACGCCGGCATCGAGGCGGGCCTGCGCTACGAGCGCGGCGTCGAACTGGAGAGCAACGCCGCCGTCCGTCGGGTCCGACTGCTCGGCCTCCTCGACCGGGTCGATCCGGACCGGCTGGTCGTCCTCGGGGACCTGGGCCACCGGATCGGCGGATCGAACGACGCAGAGGCCGAGGAACTCGACGAACTGCTCGAAGCCGTGCTCGATCGCGTCTCCGTGACGCTGGTCCGCGGCAACCACGACGTCGGCGTCCCGGCGCGGTTCGAGTCGATCGACGCGGATCGGCTCCGGATCACCGACAGCGGCGGGGTCCGACTCGGTCGGATCGGGTTCGTCCACGGACACACCTGGCCCGCGCGTGAGGTCGTCGAGAGCGACGTGGTCTGCGTCGGCCACGAGCACCCCGCCGTCCGCCTCGAAGACAGCGTCGGCGGCGGGCGCAAAGAGCGCGCCTGGCTCCGCGGGCCGCTCCGTTCGGAGCCGTTCGCCGAGCACCTGGACCTCGACGTCGACGAACTCGACTGGCGGGATCCCGAGATCGTGGTGTTCCCGGCGTTCAACGACCGCTCGGGCGGCACCTGGGTGAACGTCGACGGCCAGGGCTTCCTGTCGCCGTTCCTCCCCGACGCTCTGGTCGACGACGGGACGGAGGCGTTCCTCTTGGACGGAACCAGACTGGGTCCGTACCGGTCGGTCTGA
- a CDS encoding Single-stranded DNA binding protein, whose amino-acid sequence MDVDEHAEELASALGVDKAEVRSDLENLLSYSVPIDEAKQSVRRKHGGDGGGGDATPTTKDVADVTPEDGNVTVTVRVLSVGQRSIQYQGEEQVIREGEFADETGTISYTAWEDFGFEPGDSITVGNAGVREWDGRPELNVGQSSTVAVETTPVETPYEVGGDSDLVDLRSGDRGRNVEVRVLESEERVIDGRDGETTIRSGVVADETGRLPFTDWKARSELREGHDFRFEDVYVREFRGVPQVNLSEFTTVTPLARDVEVDDEAPRMGIAEAVGSGGLFDVELVGNVLEVRDGSGLIERCPECGRVLQNGQCRSHGDVDGEDDMRVKAIVDDGTGTVTAVLDRDLTEELYGGTMEEAMTAARDAMDKEVVADEIRERIVGREYRVRGNLSVDDYGASVEASEFERASDDPGARATALLAEVRS is encoded by the coding sequence ATGGACGTAGACGAACACGCCGAGGAGCTCGCCTCCGCCCTCGGGGTTGACAAAGCGGAGGTTCGATCCGATCTGGAGAACCTGCTGTCGTACAGCGTGCCGATCGACGAGGCCAAACAGAGCGTCCGCCGCAAGCACGGCGGCGACGGCGGCGGCGGCGACGCGACGCCCACGACGAAGGACGTCGCCGACGTCACGCCCGAGGACGGGAACGTCACCGTGACCGTGCGGGTGCTCTCGGTCGGCCAGCGATCGATCCAGTACCAGGGCGAAGAACAGGTCATCCGCGAGGGCGAGTTCGCCGACGAGACCGGGACGATCTCCTACACCGCGTGGGAGGACTTCGGCTTCGAGCCCGGCGACTCGATCACCGTCGGCAACGCCGGCGTCCGCGAGTGGGACGGCCGGCCCGAACTGAACGTCGGCCAGTCTTCGACGGTCGCCGTCGAGACGACGCCCGTCGAGACCCCCTACGAGGTCGGCGGCGACTCGGACCTCGTCGACCTCCGGTCGGGCGACCGCGGCCGGAACGTCGAAGTGCGCGTCCTCGAATCCGAGGAGCGCGTCATCGACGGCCGGGACGGCGAGACCACGATCCGCTCGGGCGTCGTCGCCGACGAGACCGGACGGCTCCCCTTCACCGACTGGAAGGCCCGCTCGGAACTCCGCGAGGGCCACGACTTCCGGTTCGAGGACGTGTACGTCCGGGAGTTCCGCGGCGTCCCGCAGGTGAACCTCTCGGAGTTCACGACGGTCACTCCGCTCGCGAGAGACGTCGAGGTCGACGACGAGGCCCCGCGGATGGGCATCGCCGAGGCGGTCGGCTCCGGCGGCCTCTTCGACGTCGAACTCGTCGGCAACGTCCTCGAAGTCCGCGACGGCTCGGGGCTCATCGAGCGCTGTCCGGAGTGCGGGCGCGTGCTCCAGAACGGCCAGTGCCGGAGCCACGGCGACGTCGACGGCGAGGACGACATGCGCGTGAAGGCGATCGTCGACGACGGCACCGGCACGGTGACGGCGGTGCTCGACCGCGACCTCACCGAGGAACTCTACGGCGGCACGATGGAAGAGGCGATGACGGCCGCCCGCGACGCGATGGACAAGGAGGTCGTCGCCGACGAGATCCGCGAGCGGATCGTCGGTCGGGAGTACCGCGTCCGCGGGAACCTCTCGGTCGACGACTACGGCGCGAGCGTCGAGGCGAGCGAGTTCGAGCGCGCGAGCGACGATCCGGGCGCGCGTGCCACCGCCCTGCTCGCGGAGGTGCGCTCGTGA
- a CDS encoding DUF7520 family protein: MYVLLVLVTATAGFLIATFVEGLEPPRFLFLVPFPPTPLGFAAYGGLTLALVLGVPLALVVLVSRRIDDPA; this comes from the coding sequence CTGTACGTCCTTCTCGTCCTCGTCACCGCGACGGCGGGGTTCCTGATCGCGACGTTCGTCGAGGGGCTCGAACCGCCGCGGTTTCTCTTTCTCGTTCCCTTCCCGCCGACGCCGCTCGGCTTCGCCGCCTACGGCGGGCTGACGCTCGCGCTCGTCCTCGGCGTGCCGCTCGCGCTCGTCGTCCTCGTGTCGCGGCGGATCGACGATCCGGCGTGA